A stretch of DNA from Diospyros lotus cultivar Yz01 chromosome 14, ASM1463336v1, whole genome shotgun sequence:
GCTCTGGCTGTTGTGCATGAGAAAGGGGGTTAGGTAACCTGTTTTATAATGTAAAGATTTGTCCTTTATAGGGCATCCTATTGGCTTAGGCTGCATATTCACAATAAAGAGACTCTAGTTTTAGTCTCATTTACTTACCtattaaaagaataatgaaattCCATATTTCGAGGATAAGTGTGGTGTAATGGCCTGCGAAGGTATGTCTTTTGCTAAAATCAACCAACCTACTCAGAGCTATTTTTTCAGAAAATACAAAGAATGTTAGCTGTTGGATACAGCTAAAAATCATCAGGTCTACTCACTTTTCAGTTCAATGAGTAGTTTATCCTCTTACTACACCAGGATCCCACCAGGTAGGATCAGCTATTCTAGCTCACCTATTTTGTTTAGAAAGATCTGATGGATTAACATTGACTGTCAGCTACCTAGTGTAACCATTCTCCTTCATCCAAGCTTGGATCTGGCTATAAAAAGAagtaatatattcaatattagaAGTTTTGAGGGGATTGTCCAATCCATTGGTGTCATTAATAATTATAAGTTATTCTTATTTATACACAGCCTTTTTACATGTTTAGCAATGTAATCTGTGTTATCAGAAACAGGACATTGGATTCTTAAATGTGGAGGCATAATATTTGTTATCAGTTTGCTATTTTTGGACTTGCATCTGGGATGGCATTGACACTTTCACTTAGAACATGATTGCTCAGTGTTTTCTCATAATAATGATTATGTGCAGGGTCTCTGCCTCTTCCATGGTCTATCAGGATGAAAATTGCTCTTGGTGCTGCAAAGGGCTTGGCTTTTCTTCATGAGGAAGCAGAAAGGCCAGTCATATACCGAGATTTTAAGACATCCAACATCCTATTAGATGCCGTATGTAATAAAATCTCTGGGATGATTATATTTCTcactaatttcttcattttctaatAACTTGTCATTTCAGGATTACAATGCAAAACTTTCTGATTTTGGTCTTGCCAAGGATGGTCCTGAAGGAGACAAGACTCATGTCTCTACTCGTGTAATGGGAACTTATGGCTATGCAGCTCCAGAATATGTGATGACAGGTAAGTTTCTATCAATTTTGGTGATTATACGGACTCTTCCCTCTTTGGATGGGTAAAATCCGCATCTTCCCTATCCAATGGTACTTTTAGATTGTTTATCTACCTTCTGTGGATTGCATTGTTTGCTTCAAATGTTAGGAAAAAATAGATGTGGTGAAGAAAGCTATGTCAGTGAAAAGTAAATTCGTTAGCTCTGTCTGCTTTTTCTAGAATTTACCTATGAATTTACCACCTGGTGACAGTGTTGACTTGGTGACTAGGTGTGCTTATTGCTCATCTAAAAAGTAGACTCTTCTAAAACGTATTGTGTTTGTGTCAGTCATCTATACAGGCATGACCAgtgtgtaatttaaaattttctaagattcATTCATCAATAGGCAAGTGTAAAACACGTCACAAgttgagagaaaaagaaatgaaaattgatctaataataagataaaaccATTGCGGATTTATATCTGAAATCCACTTATCCCCTTTTAATATTAATAGAGCTTTtccaaaaatatatttggacGACTCCATACTTTTTTTCCAATGTGAAGAATGTAGATACTGATTTTGTGCCATTAGACATAGAAGTATGCACATGAGGTTTTTTGTGAACTTAAAATGGTACTTTGTTATGTTTTGTTGAgatgctaaattatttttatggaaCTTAATCATCTTTTAACTATTATGCTCACTAATGAGGTATGcattatatgtttttaattttaattagtattatcttgcattattttctttgaatcaaaattaataatatagttgtAAAAAGCATATACGATTATATACTTCTGTCATGCTCTTTCTGCGTTGTACCTTGGACCTCTTTTAATTAATCTTGTTGGCATGCGTGTCATGTCATTTCTAGGTGATATTGCCATATCCATGCTTATTCGCTGCCCATGCAAGTAGCAGGATTGCATAGTTTCTCCTAGGACTACTGTTAAAAGCTGTATTGTGAATGTTGTAATGGTAGAATTCCATTCCAATTAACTGATCTGCTCGTACAAAGATATCAAATTGCGTGTTGTTACCTGGAATTTTGTTAAGcatgtttttcttttgctttttgcTGCCAGTGCCCATGTGCATCTTGAGTTTTATTGGGTGCCCAATTCCTTTGGTAGTTGTAACTTATGAGGCAGCTTGAAAGAGTAAAAACTCAATTGTTGAACTTGCTTTGGTAAATAATGTCTAGTGTTTGGCCTGTAAATCCTGTTGTTCTAATAGGCCATGGAATTCAAACAATGATCATTCTGCGACTTGAGTATTCTGTATTGTATAAAAGAGTCTCAACTGTCCAACTACTGATATGGtgcaatttcatattttgcttGTATTATATAGATTGTCTTTAGATTTCTGGTCCCTGAATGAGTTTATTTTGTCGCGGACTTGTAGTTTAGATTTCATTAGAGTTCAGGGTTTGATTTGGAGTGCATGATATTGTCTATTAATTTTCCCTAGGAACAGATGTTTTCAGGGATAGCGGTAATAATTTGTGGTCGATGCAATCTCAAACACAACGCTGGAAACATAAATGCTCTTTTCTGACTTCATTTTGTTGGATTGGCCTTTTAAAGTATGAAAAGGAAATGAGGACTTGTTTGTAGTTATCCATGTATCGCTTCTATCTTTGGTTGCCATGTTTAACATTATAATGATGGGGGACTCTCAGGCCTTTTGTGCTGTCTTGCTGATTTCTCTTTAGTAATCAGGTTTAAGAATTTATGACTGCCCATTATGCACGAGTTGGAATCGTAGTTCTTTATTCTGACCAtcttctcttattcttcttcagGACATCTTACATCAAAGAGTGATGTTTACAGCTTTGGTGTTGTCCTGCTTGAAATGCTTACTGGCAGAAGATCAATGGACAAAAACCGCCCCAATGGGGAACACAATCTAGTCGAGTGGGCAAGACCGCATCTGGGGGAGAGGAAAAGGTTTTATCGCATTATAGACCCCCGGCTTGAGGGTCATTTCTCAATAAAGGGTGCCCAGAAAGCTGCACAACTGGCTGCTCGCTGCCTCAGCCGTGATCCCAAAGCCAGACCTCTGATGAGCGAGGTTGTTGAAGCCTTGAAGCCATTACCGAGCCTCAAGGACATGGCCAGCTCCTCATATTACTTCCAGACAGTGCAAGCCGAGCGTGTTGGCGCTAGCCCGAATGTGAGGAATGGGCTAAGAACGCAGGCCGGATCTCTTTCATCGAGGAACGGACAGCAACATCCAAGGAGCCTATCGATACCAAATGGCTCGCATGCATCTCCATATCACCAAAACTTCCCCCATAACTCGCCAAAACCCAATGGTAAAACTTAGGATTCGGATTGTTCATTGTCTGGAAACTGAAGAATAGATGAACCGTACGTGGATTGTGTTGTGATCTTTGAAGAGTTAATTGTTGTCTCCCAGAAATATGAGAGGCTTAGGGGAGTTGCAGCTTCATCACAACTACTTGTCTGTTCAGAAATGTTAAAAAGAGTGAGATAATCTCTTC
This window harbors:
- the LOC127790022 gene encoding serine/threonine-protein kinase PBL34-like isoform X2, with the protein product MGLIGDGVKGESWDVGKSKSRKKKEPEVEEAGCWVRLRFIGSCISSRSKVDSSVSGLSTHCESKSTNDTSRDHPVAPVVLSTTTSNAESNSSTSKLEEELKVSSQLRKFTFNDLKLATRNFRPDSLLGEGGFGCVFKGWIEENGTAPVKPGTGLTVAVKTLNHDGLQGHKEWLAEISFLGDLIHPNLVKLVGYCIEDDQRLLVYEFMPRGSLENHLFRRSLPLPWSIRMKIALGAAKGLAFLHEEAERPVIYRDFKTSNILLDADYNAKLSDFGLAKDGPEGDKTHVSTRVMGTYGYAAPEYVMTGHLTSKSDVYSFGVVLLEMLTGRRSMDKNRPNGEHNLVEWARPHLGERKRFYRIIDPRLEGHFSIKGAQKAAQLAARCLSRDPKARPLMSEVVEALKPLPSLKDMASSSYYFQTVQAERVGASPNVRNGLRTQAGSLSSRNGQQHPRSLSIPNGSHASPYHQNFPHNSPKPNGKT
- the LOC127790022 gene encoding serine/threonine-protein kinase PBL34-like isoform X1, with the protein product MGLIGDGVKGESWDVGKSKSRKKKEPEVEEAGCWVRLRFIGSCISSRSKVDSSVSGLSTHCAESKSTNDTSRDHPVAPVVLSTTTSNAESNSSTSKLEEELKVSSQLRKFTFNDLKLATRNFRPDSLLGEGGFGCVFKGWIEENGTAPVKPGTGLTVAVKTLNHDGLQGHKEWLAEISFLGDLIHPNLVKLVGYCIEDDQRLLVYEFMPRGSLENHLFRRSLPLPWSIRMKIALGAAKGLAFLHEEAERPVIYRDFKTSNILLDADYNAKLSDFGLAKDGPEGDKTHVSTRVMGTYGYAAPEYVMTGHLTSKSDVYSFGVVLLEMLTGRRSMDKNRPNGEHNLVEWARPHLGERKRFYRIIDPRLEGHFSIKGAQKAAQLAARCLSRDPKARPLMSEVVEALKPLPSLKDMASSSYYFQTVQAERVGASPNVRNGLRTQAGSLSSRNGQQHPRSLSIPNGSHASPYHQNFPHNSPKPNGKT